In Pseudomonadota bacterium, a single genomic region encodes these proteins:
- the hypD gene encoding hydrogenase formation protein HypD, with protein MKFIDEYRDPEVAATIIAEIHKTVTRPWVIMEICGGQTHAIVRNGIDQVLPKEIELVHGPGCPVCVTPLELIDKAIAIARMPDIIFTSFGDMLRVPGSEKDLFIAKSEGADVRIVYSPLEAVKIARENPEKQVVFFAVGFETTAPGNAMAVLQADREHLDNFSILASHVLVPPAINAILSSPENRVQGFLAAGHVCAVMGWEEYEPLAQKYKVPMVPTGFEPIDILEGILMVTKMLEAGTYEVQNQYKRIVHRQGNPAAQKAMFTVFEIIDRTWRGIGEIPASGLQVKDNFATFDAEKKFEVSGINTKESEKCLSGRILQGLIKPGQCPVFGNDCTPEHPLGATMVSSEGACAAYYSYQRTR; from the coding sequence ATGAAATTCATTGACGAATACAGGGACCCTGAGGTCGCGGCAACAATCATTGCTGAAATCCACAAAACCGTGACCCGCCCGTGGGTCATCATGGAAATCTGCGGCGGCCAGACCCACGCCATTGTCAGAAACGGCATCGACCAGGTACTGCCCAAGGAAATCGAACTGGTTCACGGGCCGGGCTGCCCGGTGTGCGTTACCCCTCTGGAACTCATTGACAAGGCGATTGCCATCGCGCGGATGCCTGATATCATCTTTACCAGTTTCGGGGATATGCTCCGGGTACCGGGAAGTGAAAAAGACCTGTTCATCGCAAAATCCGAAGGAGCCGATGTACGAATCGTTTATTCTCCCCTTGAGGCGGTAAAAATCGCCAGAGAAAATCCCGAAAAGCAAGTGGTCTTCTTTGCGGTGGGCTTTGAAACAACCGCACCGGGAAACGCCATGGCCGTGCTCCAGGCAGACCGGGAACATCTCGACAATTTCAGTATACTTGCAAGCCATGTGCTGGTGCCGCCGGCAATCAACGCCATCCTTTCCTCTCCGGAAAACCGGGTCCAGGGATTTCTTGCTGCCGGCCATGTCTGCGCGGTCATGGGATGGGAAGAATACGAGCCGTTGGCCCAAAAATACAAGGTACCCATGGTGCCTACGGGTTTTGAACCCATCGACATTCTCGAAGGCATACTCATGGTGACAAAGATGCTTGAAGCCGGAACATATGAAGTACAAAACCAATACAAACGCATTGTCCACCGGCAAGGTAATCCGGCTGCACAAAAAGCAATGTTTACGGTTTTTGAAATTATTGACAGGACCTGGCGCGGCATCGGCGAAATTCCTGCAAGCGGCCTTCAGGTCAAAGATAATTTTGCAACTTTTGATGCGGAAAAAAAGTTCGAAGTTTCAGGCATCAACACAAAGGAATCGGAAAAATGCTTAAGCGGTAGAATTCTTCAAGGCCTGATCAAACCAGGCCAATGCCCGGTCTTTGGAAACGACTGCACCCCGGAGCATCCCCTGGGTGCGACCATGGTTTCAAGCGAAGGGGCCTG